The genomic region agccttctttgtgatccagctgtcatatccgtacatgactactggaaaaaccatagctttgacagtaGGACCCTTTGTccgcaaagtggtatctctgctttttagatgCTCTCTAGGcttgtgatagcttttcttccaaggagtaagggtcttttaatttcatgactgcagtcaccatctgcagtgatttaggagcccaagaaaataaattctgcccctgagtccattttttccccatctatttgccatgaagtgatgggaccggataccatgatcttagttttttgaatgctgagttttaaaccagatgTTTGAGAGGGATGGAGGCTTTCCAATATGGCCCCACTAGAGTGGGAAGACTAAGTTACATGGGAAGAAACGAGCCCAAAGGCACAGGCAGACACTGCCCAAGGGGCTGGCTTTTCAGACTGTTAGTCCAGCTGTCTTTTTCGCTTGGATTTTAAGTGTTGGTTTCTTAGAAGTGTAAAATCCTGACTTTTCTGGGTCTTAGAGGTTGTAGGTGCACCTTTTCTTGCAGTAGTGCCTACCTTTAGGGGCTGACCCCTGGGACAGCTGAGCTGGGTTAGACTAAGAATTGATCTTGATCTGATCCCCTTGACCCACACATGCTTTCGAGAATCATTCCTCCCCAGCAGATGGTAGCTGGTTTAGAGCAGGGACTCTGCCTTGTTCATTCCAGAATCCCTCATGGTTAGGTGCTGTGTTTGGCAAATTGGAATGATGCACTTTGGATATGCAGAACTGATAATCATTTGAGTCTTTAGGAAAATTATCTTGAGTTCCCAGGGGCTTACAGTTGGAGGTGGGAGCACAAAATGATGCACTTCCcagtgtaaattttaaaaatcaaagtcttaaaacaatgaataaaaatttaaatctgaaAATTTGGTTGTATCTTTACAAGTTTATTTCATTCTTGTCTTTTGTATACCTACTGATCTAATTGTGCAAGAGTTTCAACTGTTCCTTAATATTTGTGATAAAAGGAATATTTAACTGAATTCTAGTAAATCAGACTTTTCCATATCTTTTTAACcagttgatgaaagagaaagtagaaatCATGCTTTCATGTTTCATTAGAAATGATTTCTTATATTCAAGCAGGATTAAGTAGTGTAATTTTGTAATTATACTAGTAGTGCTAAAACATTTTTGCGAATGCATGTATTGTAGCTCTAAAAGTAGATGGGTTGCttatcattgttttgttttgaggttttgtgggttttttttttttttggtcgtcATTGTTATAGCATTAttgggttcttttttttattttaattgaaatatagtttatttacagtgtttcaggtgtagGGGTTGCTTTTTGACATTGTATAacatttatgaattttataaataaatgtttttattcctCCAAGGGAAGTTTTTTAGAAATTTGCCCAATGAGATAGCAGAAGAACTCCTTTGACCTTTCTGTTTTCTATCCTGGCAGTGCATaggtggttttggttttttttttttttttttcggtagTAACCCTTTAAAATCCTTTTCCAGTAAATAATAAGTTATTTACATGCTTCTGTCATGTGTTATTACTTCTGTAGACTATTGGTTTTTTGTCACTAGTTTTATTGacgtataatttatatacaacaCAGTACACATTTTAATAGACctttgagttttgacaaatgtatacaatCCTTGTAACCAGCAACCTAACCAAGATATCTGCTATcccaaggattcccttttctcttttgtggcACTGGCTACCTCCCATCTGCAGCCCTAGGCAACCAAGGATTTTCTTTCCCCTACAGATTATATCtgtcttttttattgtatttctggagtcagcatgCCAGGAATTGCAAACTTTTCTGTATGGGGCCAGTTAGAAGCATACAGTATGTActcctttctgtctgacttctcaACACAATGTATTTAAGATTATCCTTAATTAGTATGTTAATTGTGTATTTTGTTGgcaattcattccttttttttttaattgtggtaaatgATACATTGTCATTTCTAACCACTTTTGTGTGTACacttcagtggcattaattatattcccattgttgtgcaaccatcacccctatttccaaaactttttcataACCCCAAGTAAACTCTATAGCCTTTAAGCAGTAACTCCCCACTCCTCTTCCCCCTCAGCCTGGTAACCTCTAATCTACTTTGTTTCATGAGtgcctattctagacatttcagataagtggaatcatacaatatttgtccttttctgtctggcttatttcactaagcaatgttttcaaagttcatgttGTTGTGTGTATCAGCACTTCTTTttttgactgagtaatattccattaaatGGACATACCATTTTGGCTTATCTGTTCATCagttggacatttggattgtttccactttttggctgttatgaGTAATCCTACTCTGCATATTTGTGCATAGTTTTTGTATGAACTTAGGTTTTCACTATTCTTGAGTgtattcctagaagtggaattgctggataatatAGTAATTCTAAATTTAACTTTTTGTGGACCCACACGGCTGTTTTCTAaagggctgtaccattttgcattcctacctgCATtgtacaagggttccaatttctccccatcctctccaacacttgttattatagCCGTCTTAATAGGTGTGGAAAGACTATTGGTTTTTCATAAGGTACATAAGCATAGAGTATTGCTACAAACTTGGTGGGGGAATTAATGAGTGTAATTTTATATGTTCCAGGAAGATGGACTGAGGCAAGTTCTGGAGGAGATGAAAGCTTTATATGAGCAAAACCAATCTGATGTGTAAGTTGGTAagcttgatattttaaaacaattttagaagTACAATGTTGAAGTCAGATCATCTTAATATTAGTTTTTAGATATGATTTGGTTTTCTTAATTCTCTGTGACCCTGATCATACCCTGGCTATACAGAAGTAGAATGATTTGTGTTCATGATTGTTATGTCTATAGGGACCGAGTAGCACTTGGCCCATGGTAAGTGTTCGATAAATACTTATTGTTTGACtggtattgaaagaaaaaaaattcaaaacgaCTCCATTTTTAGATAGCACCGCCATTTTGAGTGAAAACCCCCTTccgagaagaagaaaaaaaaaaaaactttttcaaacCAATCAGAAGAAGACAAGTTGCCCTCTACTCCTAGGCAATCTTAGAAGGGCGGGAAAGTTCCTCACCCCACCAATCAGTAGTTAACAAGACTTCCCGCTTCCCCTGCTGCACAGTATGAATTAACCAATCCCTTAAGCTTCCCTTCCTGcttcctctgctatacagtataaAAAAGATTCGCCATTTCACTCGGGGCTCCTTCACCATTGTGTGAAGAGAGTCCCTGCTCGAGTTtgtaataaagttcctcactgcTTTTGCATCGATCCGCGGCTCCAGTGGTGTTTGGTGGGATTCCGAGATCTGGGTACAACATTTTGGGGACTCGTCCGGAATCCCCCGAGCCCTCCAGGACCCGCACTTCAGAGGACGAATGGCCAGtaagcagtagcagcagctgCATCTGTATCTGTAGGGGGACCCCAATCTGTAGCTGCATTTAGACCTAGGCTGACGCACCGATACGGTCTCCagcagggagcaggaagagatGTCTTCCAGCTCCCACGCTGTAgtcccatatatatatgtgtgtatatatatatatatatatatatatatatatatatacacacacctctGATATACATCTGATATACCCTGTACTTTTTGTTCTCGGAATTGTGCGCTGTTATTTGTCTGGTGTGTTGTCTTGTTTGTTCATTATGTGACTGACGATGGGCAGACCCAATCTGGATGCTCTCCGCTTACCTTAATAACTGACCATTTCAAAGAAGTTAGAGCTCGAGCTCATAATCTGAgtgtagaaatttaaaaatctcgGATGGTTATCTTTTGCAGTGCTGAATGGCCCAGCTTTAACGTAGGCTGGCCTCCTGAAGGGACTTTCGACTTAAAGACTGCCTGGAGAGTCCGAGAAATCATCCTCAGACCTCGGAGCGGACATCCAGACCAGGTCCCACATatcctagtttgggaagatttaATAGTCAGCCCAACCCCTTGGATCCAACCCTTTTTACCTCCACAGGCAGCAGCAGCCACGGAGATCCTAGtggctgaagaaaagaaaaagcctccGGCTGCCCCCTCTGCCCCTGTTTTACAGGAAGATCCGACTCTTGATCTCCTTATCACACCTCCACCatattctctccctcctcctattCACCCCGaacccccactcccccaacctTCCCCAGAAGTGGCTGGGGGAGGACCTGCAATGAACACCCGTAATCGTAGGGCCGCCTCCCCCGGGGGGCCTGCCGACTCTACTTCAGCAGCTATTCTTCCTCTCAGGGCTCTGGGTCCCCCTGATGCTGATGGAAATCAGCCCCTTCAATATTGGCCCTTTTCTACTAGTGATTTATACAATTGGAGGACCCAGAATGCCCCATTTTCAGAGAGACCTAAAGAGCTTATTAATTTGTTAGAAACTGTTCTGTTCACTCATCAACCTACGTgggacgattgtcagcagctACTCCAGATATTATTCACCACAGAAGAAAGGATTCAGCTAGAGGCGTGGAAACTGGTGCCAGGAGATAATGGGCAACCCACGGCTAACCCTGTGACAACTCTTCCTTCCCTTTATCTAGGCCACAGTGGGACTATAACACGGCAGAAGGTAAGGAGCAGCTCTGGGTCTACCGCCAGACTCTGTTGGGGGGTCTCAAAGCGGCCGCTCGCAGGCCCACTAATTTGGCTAAGGTAGGTAATGTACAGCAAGGGAGAGAAGAGAGTCCTGCGGCGTTCCTGGAGAGACTGATGGATGCATTCCATCAGTACACTCCCATGGACCCTGAGGCAGAAGATACTAGGTCAGCTTTAATGATGCATTTTATTAATCAGTCAGCCCCAGATataaggaagaagttacagaagatagATAGATTAGGTGAAAAAATCTATTCAAGATCTGATGGCAGTAGCAGGAAAAGTTTATAATAACCGAGAGACACCTAAAGAGAAGCAGACTAGAGCCACCGACCGACAGACCCAAAATATGGCTCGCATTCTCCTGGCAGCCACCAGTGCCCAGCCTAACGAACGAGAAAAGAGATTGAGACAATTGGCAGAAGGTAAGTCGAAACCCAACCCAGGAAAAACCAAAGTTAGGACGGAACCAGTGTGCATATTGTAAGAAAGAAGGACATTGGGTTAAAGATTGCCCTAAAAAGTTCAAACAAGGAACCAACGTTTTGGCTCTGGGGGACCTGAGCGACTAGGGGAGACGGGGCCCGGAACCCCTCCCCGAACCCAGGGTAACCTTAAAAGTGGAGGGGACCCCAATTGAGTTTTTAGTGGACACTGGGGCCGAACATTCAGTCCTGCTTGACCCACGGGGAAAACTCTCTTCAAAGACTTCATGGGTGCAAGGGGCCACTggtatgaaaaaatattcatggaCTACCCGAAGAAACCTAGATCTGAGCACGGGCCGGGTATCCCACTCTTTCATGGTCATACCAGACTGCCCCTACCCACTGCTTGGGCAAGACTTGCTAACCAAAATAGGAGCCCAGATCCATTTCTCACCTGAGGGGGTAAATGTTATGGACCCGGCCAGTAGGCCGGTACAAGTTCTAACCATGCAAATAGAAGATGAATACAGATTACACCAAGGCTCCCCCGAAGTAGCCCCTGAGGCTGATATGCAACAGTGGCTTAACGAATACCCATAAGCCTGGGCAGAAACCGGAGGTCCAGGCTTAGCCAAACATCGGCCCCCAATTTATATTGAACTCAAACCAGGAGCAGAGGCCATCAGAGTCAAGCAATATCAGATGCCacaagaggcacaaagaggtaTTCGCCCTCACATACGCAGGCTGTTGGCTCAGGGCATCCTACGCCCATGCCAATCCAACTGGAATACCCCCCTCTCCCAGTCAGAAAGCTGGGATCCAATGACTACAGGCCAGTGCAGGATTTGTGACAATTTAACCAACAGGTGATGGACATCCACCCCACAGTACCAAACCCCTATACTCTTTTGAGCTCCTTGAACCCCAATCACCAGTGGTATACGGTACTggacttaaaagatgctttttttaGCCTCCCCCTGGCACCCAAAAGCCAGAATATTTTCGCCTTCGAATGGTCAGATCCAGAGGAAGGCATTCACGGGCAACTAACTTGGACGAGACTACCACAAGGATTCAAGAACTCGCCCACGATCTTGGACGAAGCATTACATGAGGACCTGGGTGAGTACCGTATCCAACACCCATGGGTTACCTTGCTACAGTATGTAGACGACCTTTTGTTGGCCACAGAATCCCAACAAACCTGTCTGGAGGCAACCAGA from Muntiacus reevesi chromosome 2, mMunRee1.1, whole genome shotgun sequence harbors:
- the LOC136159404 gene encoding DNA replication complex GINS protein PSF1-like isoform X4, which translates into the protein MFCEKAVELVRELHRAAEGRLPAFNEDGLRQVLEEMKALYEQNQSDVAEWPSFNVGWPPEGTFDLKTAWRVREIILRPRSGHPDQTFGNG